A single genomic interval of Haloactinospora alba harbors:
- the thrC gene encoding threonine synthase — protein sequence MATVATEPHPTANDAFGPAAALSCRECGHRYELGPRFACEFCFGPLEIAYEFDSTRVTRDAIARGPANMWRYADLLPVPRNVAELPNMNPGLTSLVAADRLAGELGMRSLHVKDDSANPTHSFKDRVVAMAVEAARTFGFTTLSCSSTGNLAGAIGAAAARAGFESCVFIPAGLERGKVVMAAVYGGKVVALDGTYDDVNRFCSELIGDPAGEGWGFVNVNLRPYYAEGSKTLAYEIAEQLGWRLPEQIIVPIASGSQLTKIDKGFQELIKTGLVEDRPYRIFGAQASGCGPVAGAWERGHDVVQPVKPDTIAKSLAIGNPADGPYVLDVCARTGGAVAHVDDGQIVDAMKLLARTEGVFAETAGGVTTGVLRSLLAEGTLDPEAETVVLNTGDGLKTLDAVDSGVTATLAPSLDAFKDAGLL from the coding sequence ATGGCGACTGTCGCCACCGAACCCCATCCGACGGCGAACGACGCTTTCGGCCCCGCCGCGGCCCTGTCCTGTCGGGAGTGCGGCCACCGTTACGAGCTGGGCCCGCGTTTCGCGTGCGAGTTCTGCTTCGGCCCGCTCGAGATCGCCTACGAGTTCGACAGCACCCGTGTGACCCGGGACGCCATCGCGCGCGGTCCCGCCAACATGTGGCGGTACGCTGACCTGCTGCCGGTCCCGCGCAACGTCGCCGAACTGCCGAACATGAACCCGGGCCTGACCTCGCTGGTCGCCGCCGACCGGCTCGCGGGCGAACTGGGGATGCGCTCGCTGCACGTCAAGGACGACTCCGCCAACCCGACGCACTCGTTCAAGGACCGGGTGGTGGCCATGGCGGTGGAGGCGGCCCGCACGTTCGGGTTCACCACCCTGTCGTGCTCCTCCACCGGCAACCTCGCCGGCGCGATCGGCGCCGCCGCAGCCCGCGCCGGCTTCGAGTCGTGCGTGTTCATCCCGGCCGGCCTGGAGCGGGGCAAGGTCGTGATGGCGGCCGTGTACGGCGGCAAGGTGGTGGCGCTGGACGGCACCTACGACGACGTCAACCGGTTCTGCTCCGAGCTCATCGGAGACCCGGCCGGTGAGGGCTGGGGCTTTGTCAACGTCAACCTGCGGCCCTACTACGCGGAGGGCTCCAAGACGCTGGCCTACGAGATCGCCGAGCAGCTCGGGTGGCGCCTCCCGGAGCAGATCATCGTACCGATCGCGTCCGGTTCCCAGCTCACCAAGATCGACAAGGGCTTCCAGGAGCTGATCAAGACCGGGCTGGTCGAGGACCGCCCGTACCGGATCTTCGGTGCCCAGGCCAGCGGGTGCGGACCCGTAGCCGGCGCCTGGGAGCGGGGCCACGACGTCGTCCAGCCGGTGAAGCCGGACACCATCGCCAAGTCGCTGGCGATCGGGAACCCCGCCGACGGCCCCTACGTCCTGGACGTCTGCGCCCGTACCGGTGGCGCCGTGGCGCACGTGGACGACGGGCAGATCGTGGACGCGATGAAGCTGCTCGCCCGGACCGAGGGCGTGTTCGCCGAGACGGCCGGCGGCGTCACCACCGGCGTGCTGCGCTCGCTGCTCGCCGAGGGGACGCTGGACCCGGAGGCCGAGACGGTGGTGCTCAACACCGGCGACGGCCTCAAGACCCTGGACGCGGTGGACTCCGGCGTCACCGCGACCCTCGCGCCGTCCCTGGACGCGTTCAAGGACGCCGGGCTGCTCTGA
- a CDS encoding alpha,alpha-trehalose-phosphate synthase (UDP-forming): MDKAQLLIASNRGPVSFVHRQDGSLEHRRGGGGLVAGMSSVATESDALWVCAALSDADREAAAAAPDGRIDHTGHAPEGMRVRMLDIPADTFASAYTSVANSTLWFVQHMLYDVPNKPAFGSGFRADWERYREYNTAFCEALLHGAAGDARVAVQDYHLSLVPWMLRQRRPDLRITHFSHTPWAPPEYFRLLPTDVARELLEGMLGADHLGFHSPRWADAFLDCCAAFLNVAVDTAARTVEFGGRVITVGVHPLGADPGDLRERAAAADVTERRETLRRRVGDRRTIVRVDRTELSKNIVRGFAAYRELLTTRPEWRGAVTHLAFVYPSRGDVPEYREYTETVRSMAKEINDEFATAEWTPLVLEMDDDFPRSLAAYRMADALLVNPVRDGMNLVAKEGVTVSDDGCALVLSTEAGAADELGADALLVNPFDVTETANALHAALSMPRQERAARCGRLAEAAAAAPPQRWFTEQLRALR, from the coding sequence GTGGACAAGGCGCAGCTCCTCATCGCTTCGAACCGGGGTCCGGTCTCGTTCGTACACCGACAGGACGGTTCCCTGGAGCACCGGCGTGGCGGCGGAGGCCTGGTAGCCGGGATGAGCTCGGTCGCCACCGAGTCCGACGCGCTGTGGGTGTGCGCGGCGCTGTCCGACGCCGACCGGGAGGCCGCGGCGGCCGCGCCCGACGGGCGGATCGACCACACCGGTCACGCCCCGGAGGGGATGCGGGTACGGATGCTGGACATTCCCGCGGACACGTTCGCCAGCGCCTACACCTCCGTGGCGAACTCGACCCTGTGGTTCGTCCAGCACATGCTGTACGACGTCCCGAACAAACCCGCCTTCGGTAGTGGCTTCCGGGCCGACTGGGAGCGGTACCGCGAGTACAACACCGCGTTCTGCGAGGCGCTGCTGCACGGTGCCGCCGGCGACGCCCGCGTGGCCGTGCAGGACTACCACCTCTCCCTCGTGCCGTGGATGCTGCGCCAGCGCCGCCCCGACCTGCGGATCACGCACTTCTCGCACACCCCCTGGGCTCCGCCCGAGTACTTCCGGCTGCTGCCCACCGACGTCGCGCGGGAGCTGTTGGAGGGCATGCTCGGCGCGGACCACCTGGGGTTCCACAGCCCCCGCTGGGCCGACGCGTTCCTGGACTGCTGCGCGGCGTTCCTCAACGTGGCCGTGGACACTGCGGCCCGCACCGTGGAGTTCGGCGGCCGCGTCATCACCGTGGGGGTGCACCCGCTGGGGGCCGACCCGGGCGACCTGCGGGAAAGGGCCGCCGCCGCGGACGTCACCGAACGCCGCGAGACGCTGCGGCGCCGCGTGGGCGACCGGAGGACCATCGTGCGGGTGGACCGCACCGAGCTCTCCAAGAACATCGTGCGCGGGTTCGCGGCCTACCGTGAGCTCCTCACCACTCGCCCCGAGTGGCGCGGCGCGGTCACCCACCTCGCCTTCGTCTACCCCAGCCGGGGCGACGTTCCGGAGTACCGGGAGTACACCGAGACGGTGCGGAGCATGGCCAAGGAGATCAACGACGAGTTCGCCACCGCCGAGTGGACCCCGCTGGTTCTGGAGATGGACGACGACTTCCCCCGGTCGCTGGCCGCCTACCGGATGGCGGACGCGCTGCTGGTGAACCCCGTCCGGGACGGTATGAACCTGGTCGCCAAGGAGGGGGTCACGGTTTCCGACGACGGGTGCGCGCTGGTGCTGTCCACCGAGGCGGGCGCGGCCGACGAGCTCGGCGCGGACGCGCTGCTCGTCAACCCGTTCGACGTCACCGAGACGGCCAACGCCCTGCACGCCGCGCTGTCCATGCCCCGACAGGAGCGCGCCGCGCGCTGCGGGCGCCTCGCCGAGGCCGCCGCCGCGGCACCCCCGCAACGGTGGTTCACCGAGCAGTTGCGCGCGCTGCGCTGA
- a CDS encoding MoaD/ThiS family protein codes for MSVNVRVPTILRSYTKDAAQVTAEGENLKAVLADLEANYPGILDRIVDDSGKIRRFVNVYVGEEDVRFAEGLETATADGTQVSIIPAVAGGC; via the coding sequence GTGAGCGTTAATGTCCGTGTCCCGACCATCTTGCGCAGCTACACCAAGGACGCGGCGCAGGTGACGGCCGAGGGGGAGAACCTGAAGGCCGTGCTGGCCGACCTGGAGGCGAACTACCCCGGAATCCTGGACCGGATCGTGGACGACTCCGGTAAGATCCGCCGGTTCGTCAACGTGTACGTGGGTGAGGAGGACGTCCGGTTCGCCGAGGGGCTGGAGACCGCGACGGCGGACGGCACCCAGGTCTCGATCATCCCGGCGGTGGCGGGCGGCTGCTGA